taaaaagaaggCTAGTGCAGGCATTTGAGAAGTTATtgttgcataaaaaaaaatgtatttgtatatatacCATACATGTTTTGATTCAGATGGGTGCCGAAGAATAAAGTGTTCGATAGCAAGAGCGTTCAGTACAATCCCGCCAACATTCATTGCAGCCTGTGTCAACACGTTGCTGCGTAGTTAAATTAACAAAGTCGCTAAGAGAAAATATCTGTTCATGCTTCATAACTCAGAAAATCAAAAACATTGTTCAGTTGTTAATGTAGACTTTTCACTGACATTGACATATATACCTTATTCATAAGAGACAACAGTTTCTCCTGAGTAGAAGGGAGGCCATGATCTAGAAATGCCTGTAATTAGACCGAAACACAAAGGTTCCTGAGATTTACCACGAAGAGATGTTTGATAAAATGATGTCAATGAAGACTTGATTGAAATGAAATGCCTTACAGTACATTCATTATGCAGGCATTGTAGATGTTGATCCAGAAGGCCAACTTCTGCTTGTAGGTCAAGAAACTTAAATCCACATCACATAGCTTATGCATCAACACCCTACAAAAGAGGACATAGATGATAAGAAGAAATGGGCAGAGAAGGTAGAATAACACTATAACATGTGGGCAATGTTTAAACACTTCAAAATCAACCTCAATTTCCTGAATGCTGGTAGGCATTGTGAAAAGCGGTCTATGTCCAATGAGCTCCTTGTGATCTGAATGAAGTCTTTGTAAGGTCCTACATCTCTTGCTGTGCAATCCAAATCTGATGTTATGCCATAAGGATCAAGACTTGAGACATTGCTATTTGAAGGTGCCTTGTTgtttgatgaggtctttgctaTCAAGCCAGTGGGCTTCATGCATGGAAGAGTGAGTCTAGGGACAGTTTCTGATTCTTCTCTGTCCAATGATGCTTTGTTTAATTCCAGAAAAATGCCTATGAGACACTTGAGCAGTTCCTCTGACATTTCATTTGGTTTTTCAATGGCATCTTCTATAAGGATAGGGTACTCTCTTGCTATCTTACCACTACTCCTTCTTGGCACTTCATATTCTGTCGACAAATATCCAAACCACAATGTGAAAATTGGCCCACAGACTTATACAATATTGCGTTCTTGTTTGTTTAAAAGACTTATACAATATAAGGATGTCTGAAAATAGGAATCAAAGAGCATTTTTATAGTCACTAATGAAAGCATCTTAGAGAGGCTCTTCTATTGTGTTATATGTTTACCTGTTGACCTTCTTGGTGTGGAAAATAAGCTGTGAAAATCCAACGCAGAACCTAGAGAGGCTCTTCTGTTGcttatctttctttctttacttatcACTTCATAATCGAGAGAACTTGACCTCTGCTCGGTTATCATTGAACCATACCTTGAAGATCCTCGGAACTGTTTATATAATTTAGGCTGTTGTCTCCTATGCTGTATTTCCAAATCTATGTTCTGGTACCTCTCCTGGAACAATCTAAGTTTCAGTTCCTGAACTTTTCTTTCTAGCATGATGATCTCTTCCTCAACCCTTGCcaattcttgaagaagctcCCGAATCTGCAATCACTTAAGCCAAAATAGTCCAATGTAATATACCATGTAAAAAAAGGAACAATAAATATATACCTTATGCTATTTGTCTATATAtgttatgtgtttgtttttacTATACCTGAGGTGGAAACAATGGAGGAATGAGTGGAAGAGAAAAAACAGGTCCATGAAGAGCACAACGTAGGATCCTATTGAGTGCCTCTTCACACTTCAACTGTGCTTGCAATTGAACAACCTACGACAACATACGAAATAAAGGAAATCATACTCAGAAAACATTATTCAAACATATCCTGAGCTATGTACTCTCACTCACCTCTTTCTCAAGGCCATGTCTATTGTGAGGCTCTTGGCTTTTCTCCATGAGATAGTCTTCAAATTTCATAGCTTTATGTGAATCCGAAGGAGCTCTTTGACATTTAggtaaaaaagtatatatttttggtGTGGGGAAGTTGGTGGCAGTGAAGAAGTTCATATATAAAGGGGAGCAAAGGTAGTGATGTATATTAATACAGAAACTGGTTGTTAGTGGGTGACATTAAAGAGTATAGTTAGCTACAAAATTAGAGGGGGTTGAACATGATACGATGAAGACCCTTAAATTAAAAGAGTGAAAAACAAACATCAAAAGTGGAAGTGGTAAATTTATAGTGAGAATGTGCGGTGGATTGGGACGGTGGAGAATGTGTCTTGGGTTTGAATGTTGGAACATTCATGATCATCTCATGAATGTTGGAACTGGAATTTTCATTACTGAAGGTGTGaatatggtggtggtggtgacgTGAAGTCCATGAATGAAGTGGTTGTACCGTGAAGCACATAAACGAATCAACAACAAGCTTTTAcaatacaacaaaaaaattggtaaaaagaatcaaaatatcAACTTAAAACGCCGTCTGTGGGGATCGAACCCACGACCACGTGGTTAAAAGCCACGCGCTCTACCACTGAGCTAAGACGGCTACTTGTTATTAATAAtgatttgataaattaaatatttaaataggaTTTATATGACTTGTTTTAAACTAGCTAATACTGAGATCTGGAATAATGAAAACCatttaattaacataaattagAGGAATAGTACAAACTGATTTGATAGAACAACAATTTATTAAATGTATCTTg
This window of the Vigna angularis cultivar LongXiaoDou No.4 chromosome 7, ASM1680809v1, whole genome shotgun sequence genome carries:
- the LOC108337845 gene encoding uncharacterized protein LOC108337845 isoform X3 → MLERKVQELKLRLFQERYQNIDLEIQHRRQQPKLYKQFRGSSRYGSMITEQRSSSLDYEVISKERKISNRRASLGSALDFHSLFSTPRRSTEYEVPRRSSGKIAREYPILIEDAIEKPNEMSEELLKCLIGIFLELNKASLDREESETVPRLTLPCMKPTGLIAKTSSNNKAPSNSNVSSLDPYGITSDLDCTARDVGPYKDFIQITRSSLDIDRFSQCLPAFRKLRVLMHKLCDVDLSFLTYKQKLAFWINIYNACIMNAFLDHGLPSTQEKLLSLMNKAAMNVGGIVLNALAIEHFILRHPSESKHGAVDEKEVLLRHAYGLGYPEPNVTFGLCRGTWSSPALRVYTSDEVVNQLGRAKVEYLEASVGITNKRKIVVPKLLEWHMHDFADEMESLLEWIYSQLPRSVSLKRATMESLIRETKYPMSKMVEIQPYESEFRYLLPI
- the LOC108337845 gene encoding uncharacterized protein LOC108337845 isoform X1 produces the protein MNFFTATNFPTPKIYTFLPKCQRAPSDSHKAMKFEDYLMEKSQEPHNRHGLEKEVVQLQAQLKCEEALNRILRCALHGPVFSLPLIPPLFPPQIRELLQELARVEEEIIMLERKVQELKLRLFQERYQNIDLEIQHRRQQPKLYKQFRGSSRYGSMITEQRSSSLDYEVISKERKISNRRASLGSALDFHSLFSTPRRSTEYEVPRRSSGKIAREYPILIEDAIEKPNEMSEELLKCLIGIFLELNKASLDREESETVPRLTLPCMKPTGLIAKTSSNNKAPSNSNVSSLDPYGITSDLDCTARDVGPYKDFIQITRSSLDIDRFSQCLPAFRKLRVLMHKLCDVDLSFLTYKQKLAFWINIYNACIMNAFLDHGLPSTQEKLLSLMNKAAMNVGGIVLNALAIEHFILRHPSESKHGAVDEKEVLLRHAYGLGYPEPNVTFGLCRGTWSSPALRVYTSDEVVNQLGRAKVEYLEASVGITNKRKIVVPKLLEWHMHDFADEMESLLEWIYSQLPRSVSLKRATMESLIRETKYPMSKMVEIQPYESEFRYLLPI
- the LOC108337845 gene encoding uncharacterized protein LOC108337845 isoform X2; its protein translation is MNFFTATNFPTPKIYTFLPKCQRAPSDSHKAMKFEDYLMEKSQEPHNRHGLEKEVVQLQAQLKCEEALNRILRCALHGPVFSLPLIPPLFPPQIRELLQELARVEEEIIMLERKVQELKLRLFQERYQNIDLEIQHRRQQPKLYKQFRGSSRYGSMITEQRSSSLDYEVISKERKISNRRASLGSALDFHSLFSTPRRSTEYEVPRRSSGKIAREYPILIEDAIEKPNEMSEELLKCLIGIFLELNKASLDREESETVPRLTLPCMKPTGLIAKTSSNNKAPSNSNVSSLDPYGITSDLDCTARDVGPYKDFIQITRSSLDIDRFSQCLPAFRKLRVLMHKLCDVDLSFLTYKQKLAFWINIYNACIMNAFLDHGLPSTQEKLLSLMNKAAMNVGGIVLNALAIEHFILRHPSESKHFTKGCCGRKGSAITTCLWSRISRTQCHLWSLSRHLVLTGIKGVHIRRSCEPIGEG